A portion of the Paludisphaera rhizosphaerae genome contains these proteins:
- a CDS encoding iron-sulfur cluster assembly scaffold protein codes for MDDPLYREEILDHYYSSPYRGRLERPDCACDLDNPLCGDQIHVELTLGDDDRIKEVRFDGKGCVISQAATSLLAEHLEGASVDDALKITPVDVVKLLGMPLTPTRMKCGLLGWKAVQQALKRRDPAPV; via the coding sequence ATGGACGACCCGCTCTACCGCGAAGAGATTCTCGACCACTACTATTCGTCCCCCTACCGCGGACGGCTCGAGCGCCCCGACTGCGCATGCGACCTGGACAACCCGCTTTGCGGCGACCAGATCCACGTTGAGCTGACGCTGGGGGACGACGATCGGATCAAGGAAGTCCGTTTCGACGGCAAGGGATGCGTCATCAGCCAGGCGGCGACGTCCCTGCTGGCCGAGCACCTCGAAGGGGCGAGCGTCGACGACGCCCTGAAGATCACGCCGGTCGACGTGGTCAAACTCCTGGGAATGCCCCTGACCCCCACCCGTATGAAGTGCGGCCTCCTGGGCTGGAAGGCCGTCCAGCAGGCTCTCAAGCGCCGCGACCCCGCCCCGGTCTGA
- a CDS encoding aminotransferase class V-fold PLP-dependent enzyme, translating to MQRLGAGMAEATTGRVQRFDVDRVRADFPPLGEEVRPGVPLRYFDSAATALKPRSVVEAVRECMADYPANVHRGLHVLSERATEAFEDARGKVARHLGVDDPAQVIFTRGTTESINIVARSWGKMALRPGDAIVVSELEHHANLVPWQLIAAETGAELRYVELADDLEYGLDAFDRLFEDGRVRMVATTGMSNVTGIRPPIEEIARRARERGARVLIDAAQSLAHERLDVAALDVDFAAFSSHKVFGPTGVGVLYGKRELLEAMEPVLGGGNMVLRVERHRAVWNELPDKFEAGTPAIAEVIGLGAAVDYIESLDAEAVARHERTLLNHAHEVLGAVEGLRILGPSSTEGKGPIVGFTVDGTHPHDLSHLLDRSGIAVRAGHHCAMPLHTKLGIPASARASFALYNTVGEIDHLAAALGSIKTLLRRR from the coding sequence ATGCAACGTCTGGGGGCGGGGATGGCGGAAGCGACGACGGGGCGGGTGCAGAGATTCGACGTGGACCGGGTGCGGGCCGACTTCCCGCCTCTGGGCGAGGAGGTGCGTCCCGGCGTTCCGCTGCGGTACTTCGACTCGGCGGCCACGGCGCTCAAACCTCGGTCGGTGGTCGAGGCCGTCCGTGAGTGCATGGCCGACTACCCGGCCAACGTCCATCGCGGCCTGCACGTCCTGAGCGAGCGGGCGACCGAGGCGTTTGAAGACGCCCGGGGCAAGGTCGCGAGGCACCTGGGAGTCGACGATCCGGCGCAGGTGATTTTCACCCGGGGGACGACGGAGTCGATCAACATCGTCGCCCGTTCCTGGGGCAAGATGGCGCTTCGGCCGGGCGATGCGATCGTCGTCAGCGAGTTGGAGCACCACGCGAACCTCGTCCCCTGGCAGTTGATCGCCGCCGAGACCGGGGCCGAACTGCGTTACGTCGAGCTGGCCGACGACCTGGAGTACGGCCTCGACGCCTTCGACCGGCTGTTCGAGGACGGCCGGGTGCGGATGGTCGCGACCACGGGCATGTCGAACGTCACGGGGATCCGGCCGCCGATCGAGGAGATCGCCCGGCGGGCTCGCGAGCGGGGGGCTCGGGTCCTGATCGACGCCGCGCAAAGCCTGGCGCATGAGCGGCTGGACGTGGCGGCCCTCGACGTCGACTTCGCCGCGTTCTCGTCCCACAAGGTCTTCGGGCCGACGGGCGTGGGCGTGCTCTACGGCAAGCGGGAGCTATTGGAAGCCATGGAGCCGGTCCTCGGCGGCGGCAACATGGTGTTGAGGGTTGAGCGGCATCGGGCCGTCTGGAACGAGCTGCCGGACAAGTTCGAGGCCGGCACGCCGGCCATCGCCGAGGTGATCGGCCTGGGGGCGGCGGTCGACTACATCGAGTCGCTCGACGCCGAGGCCGTCGCCCGCCACGAGCGGACGCTGCTGAACCACGCCCACGAGGTGCTGGGAGCCGTTGAGGGGCTCCGGATTCTGGGGCCGTCGTCGACGGAGGGGAAAGGGCCGATCGTGGGTTTCACGGTCGACGGCACACACCCGCACGACCTCTCGCACCTGCTGGATCGCTCGGGGATCGCGGTTCGTGCCGGCCACCACTGCGCCATGCCGCTGCATACGAAGCTGGGGATTCCGGCCTCCGCGCGGGCGAGCTTCGCCCTGTACAATACGGTTGGGGAGATCGACCACCTGGCCGCCGCACTCGGCTCGATCAAGACCTTGCTCCGGCGTCGCTGA
- a CDS encoding TorD/DmsD family molecular chaperone, with product MGDANWSDLDAIDAGRERIYGFLGALLTDPDAGEWGCATLPDEQEAAIQAADAVQAAWSMPGLDLRRLVIELCQPLGHLKAEYDRFFTRSRLNSHSPLEMDHQSEWRRRHPEAVVEELRREYEAAGCPARENLPARADHAARELGFMAWLIARSRFERKMAALGASTAEAVRSCDLAQRGFFGHHLAGWLPELAAQLRSYAGGGCMEELGRFLTAWITVERHHLGVQPPTVEATPPPARGRRRSPQRVSA from the coding sequence ATGGGCGACGCGAACTGGTCCGACCTGGATGCGATCGATGCGGGGCGCGAGCGGATCTACGGCTTTCTGGGGGCCTTGTTGACGGACCCGGACGCCGGCGAGTGGGGTTGCGCGACGCTTCCGGACGAGCAGGAAGCGGCGATTCAAGCCGCCGATGCGGTGCAAGCCGCCTGGTCGATGCCGGGCTTGGACCTGCGGAGGCTGGTGATCGAGCTTTGCCAGCCGCTGGGGCATCTGAAGGCGGAGTACGATCGGTTCTTCACGAGGTCGCGACTCAACTCTCATTCGCCCCTGGAGATGGATCACCAGAGCGAGTGGCGTCGAAGACATCCGGAGGCGGTCGTCGAGGAGTTGAGACGCGAGTACGAGGCCGCCGGATGCCCGGCGCGGGAGAATCTGCCGGCACGGGCGGATCACGCGGCGAGGGAGTTGGGATTCATGGCCTGGCTGATCGCTCGATCACGGTTCGAGCGAAAAATGGCGGCGTTGGGAGCGTCCACGGCTGAGGCCGTCCGGAGTTGTGATCTTGCCCAACGCGGGTTCTTCGGCCATCATCTCGCCGGATGGCTCCCGGAGCTCGCTGCGCAACTGCGTAGCTACGCGGGCGGGGGGTGCATGGAGGAGTTGGGGCGGTTTTTGACCGCCTGGATCACCGTGGAACGGCATCACCTGGGCGTTCAGCCCCCCACCGTCGAGGCGACGCCGCCGCCGGCCCGGGGACGAAGACGCAGCCCGCAACGGGTCTCGGCCTGA